A DNA window from bacterium contains the following coding sequences:
- the pyrF gene encoding orotidine-5'-phosphate decarboxylase, with amino-acid sequence MTTFLSRLKTSIERAGSPLCVGLDPDPAKIPKHFGYGAEGAQKFLEEIIIALWTKVAAFKPNTAFFEAYGSGGWLMLERLRIACPPDVLWLVDAKRGDIEHTNEFYARALFDRVGADAVTVQPYLGMAALEPFWRHTDKGVFVLTATSNPSAALIQELSVGERALYEEVARQVQASNLNGNLGLVVGTTKPAALASVLKIAPELPLLLPGSGAQGGSVAVLDQVKAAGGTALLNVSRSVLYASNGPDCIKAAVNEVEKLSP; translated from the coding sequence TTGACCACTTTTCTCTCCCGTCTTAAAACCAGTATCGAGCGTGCCGGTTCCCCTCTGTGCGTCGGCCTCGACCCCGATCCCGCCAAGATTCCCAAGCACTTCGGCTACGGAGCTGAAGGTGCGCAGAAATTCTTAGAAGAGATCATCATCGCGCTGTGGACGAAAGTCGCGGCCTTCAAGCCCAATACCGCCTTCTTCGAGGCCTACGGTTCGGGCGGCTGGCTGATGCTTGAGCGCCTGCGCATCGCCTGCCCCCCCGACGTACTTTGGCTGGTGGACGCAAAGCGCGGCGACATCGAGCACACCAATGAGTTCTACGCCCGCGCCCTATTCGACCGCGTGGGTGCCGATGCCGTGACCGTACAGCCCTATCTGGGTATGGCGGCCCTGGAACCCTTCTGGCGGCACACGGACAAGGGCGTCTTCGTGCTGACTGCAACATCGAACCCGAGCGCCGCTCTGATACAAGAGCTAAGTGTCGGTGAACGCGCCCTCTACGAGGAAGTTGCGCGGCAAGTTCAGGCCTCCAACCTGAACGGCAACCTGGGTCTGGTCGTCGGTACGACCAAACCCGCGGCCTTGGCCAGCGTGCTGAAAATTGCCCCCGAGCTGCCGCTCCTCTTGCCCGGCAGCGGCGCCCAAGGCGGCAGCGTCGCCGTGCTGGATCAGGTCAAAGCCGCCGGCGGCACCGCGCTACTGAATGTCTCGCGCAGCGTCCTTTATGCCTCCAACGGCCCCGATTGCATCAAGGCTGCCGTCAACGAGGTGGAGAAACTCTCCCCATAG
- a CDS encoding SO_0444 family Cu/Zn efflux transporter has protein sequence MIERYFIETWALYMEMAPYLLLGFALAGVLHGFVPRKAIGRHLGGETLLASFKASLIGVPMPLCSCGVIPTGVGLRKRGASRAATVSFLISTPQTGVDSMIVTYGFFGWVMAIFRPVAAFVSGVLGGLAVLLVKPGAREEEWNKHHLHSEDALAEADERRSFGEKLAGGYDFAFKELLGDIAFWLIVGILLAGVISTAIPDDFFAGNLGGGIGAMLVMMLIGLPLYVCSTASVPIAAVLMTKGISAGAAFVFLMTGPATNAATMLVIARALGTRVLGVYLVSIAGFALVFGLGLDYLLAQTGLTITTPEHLHEHGPSWWQWAAAAVLSVFIARHYFYKLKRRYGTAPKAMSNELQLNIEGMNCSHCVKNVKDSLEKVTGVTSVDVNLDAGTAVVQGEQISRESLTSAVEGAGYKVKG, from the coding sequence ATGATCGAACGATATTTCATTGAGACTTGGGCGCTGTACATGGAGATGGCGCCGTACCTGCTCCTGGGGTTTGCCCTGGCTGGAGTGCTGCACGGGTTTGTGCCGCGCAAGGCGATCGGGCGGCATCTGGGCGGCGAAACGCTGCTGGCGTCGTTTAAGGCATCGCTAATTGGTGTGCCGATGCCACTGTGCTCGTGCGGCGTGATTCCCACGGGTGTGGGCCTGCGCAAACGAGGCGCCTCGCGTGCGGCAACGGTGTCCTTTTTGATTTCCACACCGCAGACGGGAGTGGATTCGATGATCGTGACGTACGGCTTCTTCGGCTGGGTGATGGCGATCTTTCGACCCGTGGCGGCGTTCGTCAGCGGGGTGCTGGGTGGGCTGGCGGTGCTTTTGGTCAAACCGGGCGCGCGCGAAGAAGAGTGGAACAAGCATCACTTGCACAGTGAAGACGCGCTGGCCGAAGCCGACGAGCGGCGCTCATTCGGCGAAAAGCTGGCTGGCGGCTACGACTTTGCCTTTAAAGAACTGTTAGGGGACATCGCGTTCTGGCTGATCGTCGGTATCCTGTTGGCGGGCGTGATCTCAACGGCGATACCGGATGACTTCTTCGCGGGGAATCTGGGCGGCGGAATCGGCGCGATGCTCGTGATGATGCTGATCGGGCTGCCGCTGTATGTTTGCTCGACGGCCAGCGTGCCGATTGCCGCGGTGCTGATGACCAAGGGGATCTCGGCGGGAGCGGCGTTCGTGTTCTTGATGACCGGCCCGGCGACGAATGCGGCGACGATGCTCGTGATCGCGAGAGCCTTGGGCACGCGCGTGCTGGGCGTGTATCTGGTTTCGATTGCCGGATTCGCGCTGGTGTTCGGACTAGGATTGGACTACCTCCTGGCACAAACGGGCCTGACGATTACTACGCCGGAACATCTGCATGAGCATGGTCCGTCATGGTGGCAATGGGCCGCCGCGGCGGTGTTGAGCGTGTTCATTGCGCGGCATTATTTTTACAAACTCAAACGGCGGTATGGAACCGCACCGAAAGCCATGAGCAACGAACTACAACTGAATATTGAGGGCATGAACTGCTCGCATTGCGTGAAGAACGTCAAGGACTCGCTCGAAAAAGTCACGGGCGTGACGAGCGTGGATGTGAATCTTGACGCGGGCACGGCCGTGGTGCAAGGCGAGCAGATTTCGCGCGAGTCGCTGACCAGCGCGGTCGAAGGCGCGGGGTATAAGGTCAAAGGATGA
- the alr gene encoding alanine racemase yields MPSTVINLTALRANFTALAQRVAPKQVLAVIKWDAYGHGLLECARVLAEAGAWGFGVSSPADGVTLRQHGFAQPILVMTDWVGKPVKCFTEYNLSFAATSWYKVEYLEALSRQTGVAISTHLKFDTGLGRVGIHHTQHRPTLAALAQMKHLRLDAIYSHLAYGGTHDRARGLAQIATFTEILQNAKTAGITPAVTHLANSAAALALPEVPGDLVRTGIALYGQPPSPTVADMLPLEPVMTLRGSIIAVRKVKRGHGFPAPHFWKAPYDGWGIEIDLGYDTGYPRTMVGSAQVLLNGRRIPLVGVMSRDRSYAFTTGGKPAVAEEIVFWGRQGTETIYLYELSPLIDALPYELTTWLNPRVPRIFSDSPPVSQGD; encoded by the coding sequence GTGCCTTCCACCGTCATCAACCTCACCGCGCTCCGCGCCAACTTCACGGCGCTAGCGCAGCGCGTGGCACCCAAGCAGGTGCTCGCGGTGATCAAGTGGGATGCATACGGGCATGGCCTCCTCGAGTGCGCACGTGTATTGGCCGAGGCGGGTGCCTGGGGCTTCGGCGTGAGTTCCCCTGCGGACGGTGTCACGTTGCGGCAGCACGGTTTCGCGCAGCCAATCCTCGTCATGACCGATTGGGTCGGCAAACCCGTCAAGTGTTTTACCGAGTACAATCTATCCTTCGCCGCGACCTCGTGGTACAAGGTGGAATATCTCGAAGCGCTGTCGAGACAGACGGGTGTAGCCATCTCGACGCATCTCAAATTCGACACCGGCCTCGGTCGCGTCGGCATTCATCACACTCAACACCGCCCGACACTGGCCGCCCTCGCACAGATGAAGCACTTGAGACTTGATGCCATTTATTCTCATCTGGCCTACGGTGGTACGCACGACCGTGCCCGCGGCCTGGCGCAGATCGCCACCTTCACCGAGATTCTCCAGAACGCAAAAACCGCAGGCATCACTCCTGCGGTCACTCATCTGGCCAATTCCGCCGCGGCCCTCGCCTTGCCTGAAGTCCCCGGTGATCTCGTGCGCACGGGCATTGCGCTCTACGGTCAACCGCCCTCGCCGACCGTCGCGGACATGTTGCCCTTAGAACCCGTGATGACATTGCGCGGCAGCATTATCGCGGTGCGCAAAGTCAAGCGCGGTCACGGCTTTCCCGCGCCGCATTTCTGGAAAGCGCCGTATGACGGTTGGGGCATCGAGATTGACTTGGGCTACGATACAGGCTATCCCCGCACGATGGTCGGCTCGGCGCAAGTTCTCCTGAACGGTCGGCGGATTCCTTTAGTCGGCGTCATGTCCCGCGATAGATCCTACGCCTTCACCACAGGTGGCAAACCAGCTGTCGCCGAAGAAATCGTCTTCTGGGGCCGCCAGGGAACAGAGACCATTTACCTCTATGAACTTTCCCCCCTGATAGACGCTCTGCCCTACGAACTCACCACATGGCTAAATCCGCGAGTCCCCCGCATCTTCTCTGATTCCCCTCCGGTCTCACAAGGGGATTAG
- the pgl gene encoding 6-phosphogluconolactonase: MNPEVIYCEFPDDVADAAAAVLKELQDEAIAARGVFRLALSGGSTPALLFKLLTAPEWRVEMDYAKWEVFWSDERAVAPTHPDSNYRLAHELFLSHVPIGEVFRMPADHANLQEAADAYARTLKGRFTPETVSFDAVLLGMGSDGHTASLFPGTSALESGALVEAVEVAGNKLPHRLTLTLRVLNSAGAIIFLVTGAEKSQTVRNVLIENDQRLPAARINPHEGRLIWIVDEDAAAELTE, encoded by the coding sequence ATGAATCCTGAAGTCATCTACTGTGAATTTCCCGACGACGTGGCCGATGCCGCAGCGGCGGTATTGAAAGAACTGCAGGACGAAGCCATCGCCGCGCGCGGCGTCTTTCGTCTTGCACTCTCCGGCGGCTCAACGCCGGCACTGCTCTTCAAATTGCTCACCGCCCCGGAGTGGCGCGTCGAGATGGACTATGCTAAGTGGGAAGTCTTCTGGTCCGATGAACGCGCCGTTGCGCCCACGCATCCCGACTCCAACTATCGGCTCGCGCACGAGCTCTTCCTGAGTCATGTTCCAATCGGCGAAGTCTTCCGCATGCCCGCTGATCACGCCAACTTGCAGGAAGCCGCCGACGCCTATGCGCGCACCTTGAAAGGCCGCTTCACGCCGGAAACCGTTTCCTTCGACGCCGTCCTGCTCGGTATGGGCAGCGACGGGCACACCGCTTCTCTCTTCCCCGGCACCTCGGCGCTCGAGAGCGGCGCATTGGTCGAAGCCGTGGAAGTCGCGGGCAACAAACTGCCGCACCGCCTCACCCTTACTCTGCGTGTCTTGAACAGCGCGGGCGCAATCATTTTCCTGGTCACCGGCGCAGAAAAATCCCAGACCGTGCGTAACGTGCTCATCGAGAACGACCAACGCTTGCCCGCCGCGCGTATCAACCCGCACGAGGGCCGCCTGATCTGGATCGTTGACGAAGACGCCGCCGCCGAGCTAACCGAGTAA
- a CDS encoding glucose-6-phosphate dehydrogenase assembly protein OpcA, protein MSGPLITPLAPPAIVDVAKIEQELEQLWRDAESTDHPVTRATAFNLALVCHHTAQEAVRDLVPELALVHPTRTILVVLNETAPTAQRAWVTAHCRKLEGENRQICSEAIILEIDGEAELRAQSLIHSLALGSLATAVVWHESLPLTHPLLLSLARNCERIITCAADHLAPASHLHTWFDLYENAPADCVITDLLWAELSGWRGAVAELFDECPAVSELHEVRIHSRGDKLTCGALLCGAWLASTLDWRLTNVALLGSRPVIECADDRRIIFIPEGSPTSGIEFLFTGDRTAAVLHTGAQFSLTCGAHTHAARARAADVLTLLSHELHAWGRDPRMDKSVRLAHDWLPELLFA, encoded by the coding sequence GTGAGCGGCCCGCTGATCACGCCGCTCGCTCCACCGGCGATTGTGGACGTGGCCAAAATCGAGCAGGAGCTCGAACAGCTTTGGCGCGACGCCGAGTCCACCGATCATCCCGTCACGCGCGCCACGGCGTTCAATCTTGCGCTCGTCTGTCATCACACGGCGCAGGAAGCCGTACGCGATCTCGTGCCCGAACTCGCGCTGGTGCATCCCACGCGCACCATTCTGGTTGTGCTCAACGAAACCGCGCCGACCGCACAGCGTGCGTGGGTCACCGCGCACTGTCGCAAGCTCGAAGGCGAGAATCGCCAGATCTGTTCCGAAGCGATCATTCTGGAAATTGACGGCGAAGCCGAACTGCGCGCTCAATCGCTGATTCACTCGCTCGCGTTGGGCAGCCTGGCAACGGCCGTAGTCTGGCACGAGTCGCTGCCGTTGACGCACCCTTTGCTGCTTTCGCTGGCGCGAAATTGCGAACGCATTATTACCTGCGCCGCCGATCATCTCGCCCCGGCCTCGCATTTGCACACCTGGTTTGATCTCTACGAGAACGCCCCGGCCGACTGCGTGATCACCGATCTGCTCTGGGCCGAACTCTCCGGCTGGCGCGGCGCCGTGGCCGAGCTTTTCGACGAGTGCCCCGCCGTCTCCGAACTCCACGAAGTGCGCATTCACTCGCGCGGCGACAAGCTCACCTGCGGCGCGCTGCTGTGCGGCGCGTGGCTGGCCTCGACGCTCGACTGGCGACTCACCAACGTCGCGCTGCTAGGCAGCCGCCCCGTCATCGAGTGCGCCGACGACCGTCGCATCATTTTTATTCCCGAAGGCTCGCCCACGTCGGGAATCGAGTTTCTGTTCACGGGCGACCGCACCGCCGCCGTCCTGCATACCGGTGCGCAATTTTCACTCACCTGCGGCGCGCACACACACGCCGCGCGCGCCCGCGCCGCCGATGTCCTTACGCTCTTGTCGCACGAGCTGCACGCCTGGGGCCGCGATCCGCGCATGGACAAAAGCGTGCGTCTCGCTCACGATTGGCTCCCTGAACTGCTCTTCGCATGA
- the zwf gene encoding glucose-6-phosphate dehydrogenase yields the protein MSAANPFRAGMLMEHPADPCVLVIFGGTGDLAQRKLFPSLAHLVREGRMSEQTQFLCVTRKELDQAAFRAEVIDNARKLAPDSIPDDDFARNFGERIFLVTDSGDGGRFDKLRWRLGEMAGAGGPRNHLIYLSIPPTAYAPTIAALGAVGLAAPDRGAWSRIIIEKPFGRDLASAATLNAAAANVFREEQIYRIDHYLGKETVQNILVLRLANTLFEPIWNHHYVDHVAITAAEALGVEERAQYYEESGALRDMIQNHLLQILAMIAMERPASLAAEAIRDEKRKVLESVRPIRPDEVTQVAVRAQYAPGAVAGRAVQGYLQEAGVNPASRTETFAALKLHIDNWRWSGVPFYLRTGKRLAKRVTEVAIVFRSVPHMVFAQSPVDRLEQNVLAIRIQPNEGISLKFEAKLPGHALHVRPVEMDFRYGTSFGGRLSDAYERLLLDAMIGDQTLFARRDSVEEGWRIVQPILDAWAQDASDPLPHYVAGSWGPAEADLMLAARNHRWRKL from the coding sequence ATGAGCGCCGCCAATCCCTTCCGCGCCGGTATGCTGATGGAGCATCCCGCCGACCCGTGCGTACTCGTCATCTTCGGCGGCACGGGTGACCTGGCGCAGCGCAAGCTGTTTCCCTCGCTGGCCCATCTCGTGCGCGAGGGCCGAATGTCCGAGCAGACGCAATTCCTGTGCGTCACGCGCAAAGAACTGGATCAGGCCGCCTTTCGCGCCGAGGTCATTGACAACGCGCGCAAGCTTGCGCCCGATTCAATTCCCGATGACGATTTCGCGCGCAATTTCGGCGAGCGCATCTTCCTGGTCACCGACAGCGGCGACGGCGGACGCTTCGACAAATTGCGCTGGCGCCTTGGTGAAATGGCCGGAGCGGGTGGCCCTCGCAATCATCTGATCTATCTCTCGATTCCGCCGACCGCTTACGCGCCCACGATTGCCGCGCTCGGCGCGGTCGGTCTGGCCGCGCCCGACCGAGGCGCATGGAGCCGCATCATCATCGAGAAGCCATTTGGTCGTGATCTGGCCAGCGCCGCCACACTGAACGCCGCCGCCGCCAACGTCTTCCGCGAAGAGCAGATCTACCGCATAGATCACTACCTCGGCAAAGAGACGGTGCAGAACATTCTCGTTCTGCGTTTGGCCAACACGCTCTTCGAGCCGATTTGGAATCATCACTACGTGGATCACGTCGCCATCACCGCCGCCGAAGCGTTGGGCGTCGAAGAGCGCGCGCAGTATTACGAAGAGTCCGGCGCCCTGCGCGACATGATTCAAAATCACCTCCTGCAAATCCTTGCCATGATCGCCATGGAGCGGCCCGCCAGTCTCGCCGCCGAAGCGATCCGCGACGAAAAACGCAAGGTCCTCGAAAGCGTGCGCCCGATACGTCCCGATGAAGTGACGCAAGTCGCCGTGCGCGCCCAATACGCCCCCGGCGCCGTCGCCGGTCGCGCGGTGCAAGGCTATCTGCAGGAAGCCGGAGTCAATCCCGCCTCGCGCACCGAAACCTTCGCCGCGTTGAAACTGCATATAGACAACTGGCGTTGGAGCGGCGTGCCCTTCTATCTGCGTACCGGCAAGCGCCTGGCCAAGCGCGTCACCGAAGTCGCCATCGTCTTTCGCTCCGTGCCGCACATGGTTTTCGCGCAATCACCCGTGGATCGTCTCGAACAGAACGTGCTCGCGATTCGCATTCAGCCCAACGAAGGCATCAGCCTCAAGTTCGAAGCGAAGCTGCCCGGCCATGCTCTGCATGTGCGGCCCGTCGAGATGGATTTCCGCTACGGCACGTCGTTCGGCGGCCGCTTGTCTGATGCCTATGAACGATTGCTGCTCGATGCCATGATTGGCGATCAAACGCTGTTCGCCCGCCGCGATTCCGTCGAAGAGGGCTGGCGCATCGTGCAGCCGATTCTCGACGCTTGGGCGCAAGACGCGAGCGACCCGCTGCCGCACTATGTCGCCGGGTCATGGGGACCCGCCGAAGCGGATCTCATGCTCGCGGCCCGTAATCATCGTTGGAGAAAGCTGTGA
- the gnd gene encoding decarboxylating 6-phosphogluconate dehydrogenase, protein MELGFVGLGKMGGNMVERLLRGGHSCIVTNRSQEAIDVAVHKGATGAKSLEDVVAKLTSPQKVVWLMIPAGAPVDDSIAKLKTILKPGDVIIDGGNSNFRDSMRRGEDLAKIGLHYVDAGTSGGVWGLQVGYCLMVGGSPEAFKLIEPALKTLAPENGYLHCGPTGSGHFVKMVHNGVEYAMMQAYAEGFELMHRGPYKLDLPAISALWENGSVVRSWLLELATRALQDDPQLEKVKPWVADSGEGRWTVNECVEYAVPAPTIAAALFARFASRDEEGYGLRLLSALRNQFGGHAIKTEK, encoded by the coding sequence ATGGAACTCGGCTTCGTCGGACTGGGTAAGATGGGCGGCAATATGGTCGAGCGCCTGTTGCGCGGGGGGCATAGCTGTATCGTCACCAACCGCTCGCAGGAAGCGATAGACGTCGCCGTGCACAAAGGTGCGACTGGCGCCAAATCATTGGAAGACGTCGTTGCCAAGCTCACATCACCGCAAAAAGTCGTCTGGCTGATGATCCCCGCGGGCGCGCCGGTGGACGATAGTATCGCCAAGCTCAAGACGATTCTTAAGCCCGGTGACGTGATCATTGACGGCGGCAATTCGAACTTCCGCGATTCGATGCGCCGGGGTGAAGACTTGGCCAAGATCGGCCTGCACTATGTGGACGCGGGTACTTCAGGCGGCGTTTGGGGTTTGCAGGTCGGTTATTGTCTGATGGTCGGCGGCAGTCCCGAGGCCTTCAAGCTGATCGAACCGGCGCTCAAAACGCTCGCGCCTGAAAATGGTTACCTGCATTGCGGTCCAACCGGTTCAGGCCATTTCGTCAAGATGGTGCACAACGGCGTCGAGTATGCCATGATGCAAGCCTACGCCGAGGGCTTTGAACTCATGCACCGCGGCCCATACAAACTCGATCTGCCCGCGATCTCCGCACTCTGGGAGAACGGCAGTGTCGTGCGCTCATGGCTGCTCGAACTCGCCACGCGTGCATTGCAGGATGATCCGCAACTTGAGAAGGTCAAGCCATGGGTTGCCGACTCCGGTGAAGGTCGCTGGACCGTCAATGAGTGCGTCGAGTACGCTGTACCCGCTCCGACTATCGCCGCCGCGCTCTTCGCTCGCTTCGCCTCGCGCGACGAGGAAGGCTACGGTTTGCGTCTGTTAAGTGCTCTGCGCAATCAATTCGGCGGCCACGCGATCAAGACCGAGAAATGA
- a CDS encoding glycosyltransferase family 39 protein, which produces MLSASAKPERWLWLLTIVGCVFRLYDLGGESLWLDEVVTAERVYQPIGQIVLGWDSVTQGPLYYLWVKAWCLLVGTNEWTLRIWSVVWGTLTIPAVFQLGRLLFTRSVAMWSALFMTVLPFAVHYSQEARPYALFLLLSTLSFRYWSRLLALHTRRDAILYVVATAGAFYTHPFAVFLIMAQLLHAIVFRGDERVAAAWRTPRPFVWTLVCLGLACLPEIVQNLSAMKAKVGGTSSAGWIPVPDWTWFLETPVQFFMSMTFGAAVLTITMALIVLSTRGDRLLRECVKWSLVVVGCFWCVPWIVSHALSPVAVMRYAAPSLLALVFLMAAATVALPKLPQLGVGIVLALLTAFPLWNYYTKVDKDPWRQTAEYLTGVVGPRDVIVSYPYFTRGAVAYYLPAGLRTKVIAPRSVAALDSALAEAASVWVVDSYSTTAKNGAAELARLKQWGSEGVSVNMHEQLTMNPNRYWAAPVQVWRRDRDKIGVAPRTE; this is translated from the coding sequence ATGCTGAGTGCATCCGCCAAACCGGAGCGCTGGCTGTGGCTGCTGACAATCGTTGGCTGCGTGTTTCGTCTATACGATTTGGGCGGAGAAAGCCTGTGGTTGGATGAGGTCGTGACGGCTGAGCGGGTGTACCAACCGATCGGCCAAATCGTGCTTGGGTGGGACTCCGTGACACAGGGCCCGCTCTACTACCTGTGGGTTAAGGCCTGGTGCCTGCTGGTCGGGACAAATGAATGGACGCTTCGCATTTGGTCGGTTGTTTGGGGGACGCTGACGATTCCGGCGGTCTTTCAACTTGGGCGGCTACTATTCACGCGGTCGGTGGCAATGTGGTCGGCGCTGTTCATGACCGTGCTGCCGTTCGCGGTGCACTACTCGCAGGAGGCGCGGCCCTATGCGCTCTTCCTGCTGCTGTCCACGCTGTCGTTCAGGTATTGGTCGCGGCTGCTGGCTCTGCACACGCGGCGTGACGCGATCCTGTATGTCGTGGCGACCGCGGGGGCGTTTTATACGCATCCGTTTGCCGTTTTTCTGATTATGGCGCAGCTGCTGCATGCCATTGTGTTCAGGGGCGATGAGCGTGTGGCGGCGGCGTGGCGCACTCCGCGCCCGTTCGTGTGGACGCTTGTATGTTTGGGTTTAGCCTGCCTACCTGAGATCGTGCAGAATCTCAGCGCGATGAAGGCGAAAGTCGGTGGTACGTCGTCGGCAGGGTGGATTCCCGTGCCGGACTGGACCTGGTTTCTGGAAACGCCGGTACAATTCTTTATGTCCATGACGTTTGGCGCGGCGGTTCTTACCATCACGATGGCGCTCATTGTGCTGAGTACGCGGGGAGACCGGTTGTTGCGTGAATGCGTGAAGTGGTCGCTGGTCGTGGTGGGCTGCTTCTGGTGTGTACCGTGGATAGTGTCGCACGCGCTATCGCCGGTTGCCGTGATGCGCTATGCCGCACCGAGCCTCTTGGCGCTTGTGTTTCTGATGGCGGCGGCGACGGTTGCGCTGCCCAAATTGCCGCAACTTGGTGTGGGTATTGTTCTGGCGCTGCTCACGGCGTTTCCGTTGTGGAATTACTACACGAAAGTGGACAAGGACCCGTGGCGACAGACGGCGGAGTATTTGACCGGCGTGGTCGGTCCGCGTGACGTCATCGTGAGCTATCCATACTTCACGCGCGGCGCAGTGGCGTACTACCTGCCCGCAGGACTGCGGACGAAAGTGATTGCCCCGCGTTCAGTCGCGGCGCTTGACTCCGCGCTTGCCGAGGCTGCGAGTGTGTGGGTTGTTGACTCGTATTCCACGACCGCAAAGAACGGCGCAGCAGAGCTTGCGCGGCTCAAGCAGTGGGGAAGTGAAGGCGTCAGCGTGAACATGCACGAGCAACTGACGATGAACCCGAACCGCTATTGGGCCGCACCCGTTCAGGTTTGGCGGCGCGACCGCGACAAGATCGGCGTGGCCCCAAGGACAGAATGA
- a CDS encoding glycosyltransferase family 39 protein — protein MSTRVASHYGDGARGLQWLWFWTVVGLALRLWTLGSESLWLDEILAAERVDQSLGFILSGGDSASQGPIFAVWIKFWGMIAGTDEWMLRIWPAIWGTLCIPAVYFLARQLFTGAIALLAALFMAVHPFAIHYSQDARPYSLFLLCSIVASYLLLKMMRQHRWPVALAYVLVAGATVYIHPFAAFLIAAHLWMYLWFRRESRFRGALRYPRPYAWTLVLLIVACSPEIWQDAAIMFSDTVRPQATAWIPIPSWNWPLVNAGDYFMWRKLGYAVLLLAALPAIFRALTETQLRIGFQWMLIVAVCFWILPWVISLTVKPITVARYTTPGLLVIILLMAVAATTLQALPRQLYMMVLFALTVYPLWGYYTGVDKDPWRQHAQYLAERVKPGDRIVAYPDVADVAQEYYLPPGVCSQVARADSPAEWDSLLVNTPRVWLVTSYLQLTPADRSQIELIERTHVRARQIAMRDLLRMHKHRFWAAPIQVTLYEQHATEQPGPAPAMPADTTTSS, from the coding sequence ATGAGTACCCGCGTTGCCAGTCACTATGGGGATGGAGCCCGCGGCTTGCAATGGCTGTGGTTCTGGACCGTCGTCGGACTGGCGCTGCGCTTGTGGACACTGGGCAGTGAGAGCCTGTGGTTGGATGAGATTCTCGCGGCAGAGCGGGTTGATCAGTCGCTCGGGTTCATCTTGTCCGGTGGAGATTCGGCGTCGCAAGGGCCCATCTTCGCGGTTTGGATCAAGTTCTGGGGGATGATCGCCGGAACTGACGAATGGATGCTGCGCATTTGGCCCGCGATCTGGGGCACGCTATGCATCCCTGCGGTGTATTTCCTGGCCCGGCAGCTATTCACGGGAGCGATTGCGCTGCTGGCGGCGCTGTTCATGGCCGTGCATCCGTTCGCGATTCACTACTCGCAGGACGCGCGGCCTTATTCGTTGTTCCTGCTGTGCAGCATCGTCGCATCGTATCTGTTGTTGAAGATGATGCGGCAGCATCGCTGGCCCGTCGCGCTGGCCTATGTGCTGGTCGCGGGTGCAACCGTGTACATTCATCCGTTCGCCGCATTTTTGATTGCGGCGCACCTATGGATGTACCTCTGGTTTCGCCGGGAGTCGCGTTTTCGCGGAGCGCTGCGCTATCCGCGCCCCTACGCATGGACTTTGGTCCTGCTCATCGTCGCTTGCAGTCCCGAGATCTGGCAGGATGCGGCGATAATGTTCAGCGACACGGTGCGTCCGCAAGCCACCGCGTGGATTCCCATCCCCTCGTGGAATTGGCCGCTTGTCAATGCGGGTGACTACTTCATGTGGCGCAAATTAGGTTATGCCGTCCTGCTGCTGGCGGCACTGCCGGCGATATTTCGAGCACTTACAGAAACGCAATTGCGAATCGGTTTTCAGTGGATGCTGATCGTGGCCGTGTGCTTCTGGATATTGCCGTGGGTGATTTCGCTGACGGTCAAGCCGATTACCGTGGCGCGCTACACGACGCCGGGACTGTTGGTGATCATCTTGCTGATGGCCGTGGCCGCGACGACGCTGCAAGCGCTGCCGCGTCAACTCTATATGATGGTGCTGTTTGCGCTGACGGTCTATCCGTTGTGGGGCTATTACACGGGGGTGGACAAGGACCCGTGGCGGCAGCACGCACAGTATCTTGCAGAGCGCGTCAAACCCGGCGACCGCATCGTTGCCTATCCCGACGTCGCCGACGTAGCGCAGGAGTATTACCTGCCGCCGGGCGTGTGCTCGCAGGTGGCGCGCGCCGACAGCCCGGCAGAGTGGGACTCGCTGCTCGTGAACACGCCGCGCGTGTGGCTGGTCACGTCGTATCTGCAACTTACGCCTGCCGATCGCTCGCAAATCGAGCTGATCGAGCGCACGCACGTGCGGGCGCGACAGATTGCCATGCGTGACTTGCTGCGCATGCATAAGCACCGCTTCTGGGCGGCGCCGATCCAAGTCACCTTGTACGAACAGCACGCGACCGAACAACCGGGACCTGCACCGGCCATGCCCGCTGATACGACCACATCTTCATGA